A single genomic interval of Arachis duranensis cultivar V14167 chromosome 7, aradu.V14167.gnm2.J7QH, whole genome shotgun sequence harbors:
- the LOC107496731 gene encoding protein ROLLING AND ERECT LEAF 2, translating into MGNSSSRMEEDKALQLCRERKKFVRQALDGRCLLASAHVAYIQSLKTTGTALRKFIEPDGLIDPSLYTPTTNATPEPQLALSERPLSHLSFSSPSVSQRIDAAEGFSPSPSPPSSSIKFQANHMKHTSVYSKKVEEKVPVPVIGTLTSSGTPQNGSTPRYNGRSESPAFEDSTLPDGAPQWDFFGLFNPIDHQFSFQDGKGSHHVQNGDDITQLREEEGIPDLEEDEEGVSSHDEDGSQASEDEFEDEPTSEKLVQRFENLNRVNNHVQENALPTTTKPLTGDVASEVELVNGEKANSPNLSPLKAVPPAVTSHPPETNKSTEKENHSQNKVIPKNFFTSMKEIESLFIEASASGKEVPRMLEANKFHFRPMFPAKENSSVASSFLKACLSCGDDPTQVPEEPAQNSVKYLTWHRTASSRSSSSRNPVGANSRDDTEAFANNLFDTSCMISGSHASTLDRLYAWERKLYDEVKASEIVRKEYDTKCKILRHLESKGEKAHTIDKTRAVVKDLHSRIRVAIHRIDSISKRIEELRDKELQPQLEELIEGLSRMWEVMFECHKLQFQIISVSYNNSHAKIAMHSELHRQITSYLEDELLFLSSSLTKWIGAQKSYLEAISGWLNKCVSFKQKSTRKRRKPQSELLREHGPPIYATCIVWLEKLNGLPVKDVVDSIKSLAADTARFLPHKEKNHGKGANHPHINGESSDNLLRDDISEDWASGFDRFRLSLIRFLGQLSSLSGASVTMYADLRQAIHKAKIIYQRRSSFSQNGHSNSQSQDVHLNSESQGDQSNSQSQVV; encoded by the exons ATGGGGAACTCAAGCTCCAGAATGGAGGAGGATAAGGCATTGCAGCTATGCCGCGAAAGGAAGAAGTTTGTTAGGCAAGCCCTTGACGGGCGTTGCTTGCTAGCATCTGCGCATGTTGCATATATCCAGTCACTGAAAACCACAGGAACAGCCCTTAGAAAATTCATCGAACCTGACGGGCTAATTGACCCTTCATTGTATACTCCTACTACTAATGCAACACCAGAACCCCAACTGGCTTTGAGTGAGAGGCCCTTGTCTCATTTATCATTCTCTTCACCATCCGTGTCACAGCGCATTGATGCAGCCGAAGGCTTCTCGCCATCACCCTCACCTCCTAGTTCTTCCATTAAGTTCCAAGCAAATCATATGAAACATACAAGCGTTTATTCTAAAAAAGTTGAAGAGAAAGTGCCTGTACCTGTTATAGGGACATTAACATCTTCAGGTACTCCACAGAATGGTAGTACTCCTCGTTACAATGGAAGGTCTGAAAGTCCTGCATTCGAAGATTCTACTCTTCCAGATGGTGCTCCACAATGGGATTTCTTTGGCTTATTTAATCCTATTGACCATCAATTTTCCTTTCAAGATGGGAAGGGTTCTCACCACGTGCAAAATGGTGATGATATAACTCAGCTAAGGGAGGAGGAAGGAATTCCTGACTTGGAAGAAGACGAAGAGGGTGTTTCTTCGCATGACGAGGATGGTTCCCAAGCTTCTGAAGACGAGTTTGAAGATGAGCCTACATCAGAAAAGCTTGTCCAAAGATTTGAAAATCTTAATAGAGTTAACAATCATGTTCAAGAAAATGCTTTGCCTACCACAACTAAGCCTTTGACTGGTGATGTGGCTTCTGAAGTTGAATTAGTTAATGGGGAGAAGGCAAATTCTCCTAATTTATCCCCATTGAAGGCAGTGCCACCTGCAGTAACTTCACATCCCCCTGAAACAAATAAGTCAACAGAGAAAGAAAATCATAGCCAGAATAAAGTCATCCCCAAAAATTTCTTTACAAGCATGAAAGAAATTGAGTCGCTCTTTATTGAAGCTTCTGCATCTGGTAAAGAGGTTCCAAGGATGCTTGAAGCAAATAAATTTCACTTTCGTCCAATGTTCCCCGCAAAAGAAA ATAGTTCTGTGGCATCATCTTTCTTGAAAGCATGTTTGTCTTGCGGGGATGACCCTACTCAAGTTCCAGAAG AACCTGCTCAAAACTCTGTTAAGTACTTAACTTGGCATAGAACTGCATCATCTCGATCTTCCTCATCCAGAAACCCTGTGGGAGCAAACTCAAGAGATGATACAGAGGCCTTTGCAAATAATCTCTTTGACACGTCTTGTATGATATCCGGTAGCCATGCATCAACTTTGGATAGGCTATATGCCTGGGAAAGAAAGCTCTATGATGAAGTGAAG GCTAGTGAGATTGTCAGGAAGGAATATGACACGAAGTGTAAAATCTTGAGGCACCTGGAATCAAAAGGAGAAAAGGCTCATACAATTGATAAAACACGAGCTGTTGTCAAGGATCTGCACTCAAGAATCAGAGTTGCGATTCACAGGATTGACTCTATATCAAAGAGGATTGAAGAATTAAGGGACAAAGAGCTTCAGCCACAACTTGAGGAGTTGATTGAAGG GTTAAGCAGGATGTGGGAAGTGATGTTTGAATGTCACAAGCTTCAGTTTCAGATCATTTCGGTATCGTATAACAATAGTCATGCTAAAATCGCCATGCATTCTGAATTACataggcagattaccagctatCTTGAAGATGAACTCCTCTTTCTATCATCAAGCTTGACCAAGTGGATTGGAGCTCAGAAATCATATCTGGAGGCTATATCCGGATGGCTCAACAAATGTGTTTCGTTTAAACAAAAGTCAACCAGGAAGAGAAGGAAGCCACAATCTGAGCTCCTGAGAGAACATGGCCCTCCAATATATGCCACTTGCATTGTCTGGTTGGAGAAGCTCAATGGGTTACCTGTAAAGGATGTTGTGGATTCTATTAAGAGCTTAGCAGCCGACACTGCCCGGTTCTTGCCACATAAAGAGAAGAACCATGGAAAAGGTGCAAATCATCCTCATATTAATGGCGAATCATCAGATAACTTATTGAGAGATGACATTTCAGAGGACTGGGCTTCAGGTTTCGATCGATTTCGGTTAAGCTTGATTAGATTTCTTGGGCAGCTCAGTAGTTTGTCGGGGGCTTCGGTTACAATGTATGCAGACCTTAGACAGGCCATTCACAAAGCTAAGATTATTTACCAAAGGAGGAGTTCGTTTTCTCAAAATGGTCACTCGAATTCTCAATCTCAAGATGTTCATTTGAACTCCGAATCTCAAGGTGATCAATCCAACTCTCAATCTCAAGTTGTTTAG
- the LOC127740485 gene encoding uncharacterized protein LOC127740485, whose translation MRYDGTQDPQEHLTAFEARMNLERVGDEVRCRAFPVTLAGLAIRWFNSLPQGSVAGFSDISRAFLAQFTTKIAKAKHLINLLGITQKTGEPTRKYLDRFNDECLEIEGLTDSVASLCLTNGFLNKDFRKHLTTKPVWTIQEIQTVAWEYVKDEEVSQVVATNKRHPSYNQLRQHGNGERQKEHARDGGPSKAPRPFPRVRKFTNYTPLTLPIIEVYQQIADKGILSKPRPLKDRTGGNKSLYCDYHKGYGHKAHDCFDLKDALEQAIRDGKLAEFSHLIREPRRRNRDHNGEDKT comes from the coding sequence atgaggtatgaCGGAACCCAAGACCCGCAGGAGCACCTCACGGCCTTTGAGGCCAGAatgaacctggagagagtgggAGACGAAGTAAGGTGCCGTGCCTTCCCAGTCACCCTGGCAGGGCTTGCGATACGGTGGTTCAATAGCCTCCCGCAGGGCTCTGTGGCTGGCTTCTCGGATATTAGTCGTGCCTTCCTAGCACAATTCACCACCAAAATCGCGAAGGCAAAACACCTGATCAATCTGCTCGGCATCACTCAGAAAACCGGCGAGCCGACCAGAAAGTATCTAGACCGTTTCAACGACGAGTGCTTGGAGATCGAGGGGTTAACCGATTCGGTGGCTAGTCTCTGTCTTACGAACGGGTTCCTTAACAAGGACTTCAGAAAGCACCTCACCACAAAGCCGGTCTGGACGATACAAGAGATCCAAACTGTAGCCTGGGAATACGTTAAGGATGAGGAAGTCAGTCAAGTTGTGGCTACCAACAAGCGACATCCCTCTTACAATCAACTTAGGCAGCATGGTAATGGAGAAAGGCAGAAGGAGCACGCCAGAGATGGCGGTCCGAGCAAGGCACCCAGACCGTTTCCTCGTGTCAGAAAATTCACCAATTACACTCCCCTCACCCTCCCCATCATAGAAGTTTACCAGCAGATAGCTGACAAGGGAATCTTGTCAAAGCCCCGTCCTTTGAAGGACCGAACCGGGGGGAACAAGAGTCTCTACTGTGATTACCATAAGGGCTATGGACACAAGGCACATGATTGTTTTGACCTGAAGGACGCACTAGAACAAGCAATCAGGGACGGAAAACTAGCCGAATTCTCCCACCTTATCAGGGAGCCGAGGAGACGAAATCGCGATCATAATGGGGAAGACAAGACCTGA
- the LOC107496740 gene encoding NDR1/HIN1-like protein 13 (The sequence of the model RefSeq protein was modified relative to this genomic sequence to represent the inferred CDS: added 4 bases not found in genome assembly): MADRVHPHDSPSPTVSQIDSSDAAVAPKPSLPPDGKPVPPPGTYVIKIPKDQIYRVPPPENARRFAKYTDKKSKRSYGGGGRRRCSFCCCFSWFIGVLFIIALLIGIAAGVLYLVFKPKSPHYSIDHIGIKAMNLTTAVISPEFNITVKADNPNDKIGIRYETDSSAEIFFKGVKLCDGALPAFYQPPKNITVFMTPLKGNGIKLKSEDEKALVDAQTKRQVPLNVKLVAPVKIKVGSVESWKITVKIDCDVTVDQLTVQSKILSKKCNYKLDLWLFKI, from the coding sequence ATGGCCGACCGAGTTCACCCGCACGACTCACCGTCGCCGACCGTCTCTCAAATCGACTCCTCCGACGCCGCCGTCGCACCGAAGCCTAGTCTTCCGCCGGATGGGAAACCCGTTCCGCCTCCGGGAACCTACGTCATCAAGATTCCGAAGGACCAGATCTACCGTGTTCCTCCGCCGGAGAATGCTCGCCGCTTCGCCAAATACACCGACAAAAAAAGTAAACGGAGCTACGGCGGTGGCGGTCGTCGCCGCTGCAgcttctgctgctgcttctcCTGGTTCATCGGAGTCCTCTTCATCATCGCCTTGCTCATTGGAATCGCCGCCGGCGTACTCTACTTAGTTTTCAAGCCGAAGTCTCCGCACTACTCCATCGACCACATCGGAATCAAAGCAATGAACCTCACCACGGCGGTGATCTCGCCAGAGTTCAACATTACCGTCAAGGCTGATAACCCTAACGACAAGATTGGAATCCGTTACGAAACGGATAGCTCGGCTGAAATATTCTTTAAAGGCGTGAAGCTCTGTGACGGAGCGTTGCCGGCGTTTTACCAGCCGCCAAAAAACATCACGGTGTTTATGACGCCGTTGAAGGGTAACGGTATCAAGCTGAAGAGCGAGGATGAGAAGGCGTTGGTGGATGCGCAGACCAAACGGCAGGTGCCGTTGAACGTTAAGTTAGTTGCGCCGGTGAAGATAAAAGTTGGTTCCGTTGAGTCGTGGAAGATCACCGTTAAGATTGACTGTGATGTAACAGTAGACCAGCTAACGGTGCAGTCGAAGATTCTTTCTAAAAAATGTAATTACAAGCTGGATCTTTGGTTATTTAAAAT
- the LOC107496736 gene encoding uncharacterized protein LOC107496736 — protein sequence MDAFSAEDLSTIGGIATVSILHSFIPTHWLPFSIVGRVQKWNLSRTLLVTALGAILHVISTSLLGITAITMANTIAGEETVHKLASMLLVVLGGGYVILFLSGKGGHSHSHNQPMEKMAVAGLILVPALSPCATTLPVFLAVGNSSSMMILAIIVLLFSTISVMTSLVALSFYGASQLKFHWVERYDKLLVGSVLCLVGILTLFFHHHDHGEVGMAGEHTHIHRKMISL from the exons ATGGATGCTTTCAGCGCCGAAGATCTATCCACGATTGGGGGAATAGCAACGGTCTCGATTCTGCATTCGTTCATTCCAACTCACTGGCTTCCATTCTCCATTGTTGGTCGTGTTCAGAAATGGAATCTCTCTCGAACTCTCCTAGTTA CTGCGCTTGGAGCAATTTTGCATGTAATATCCACTTCACTGCTTGGCATAACAGCAATCACGATGGCAAACACCATTGCTGGTGAAGAAACAGTGCATAAGCTTGCATCAATGCTACTTGTAGTTCTTGGTGGTGgttatgttattttgtttttaagtgGAAAGGGTGGCCATAGTCATTCACACAACCAACCCATGGAGAAAATGGCCGTAGCAGGacttatccttgttcctgcatTGTCTCCTTGTGCTACTACGCTTCCGGTATTTCTTGCCGTTGGAAACTCGTCTTCCATGATGATACTTGCCATCATAGTGCTGCTATTCAG CACAATATCTGTGATGACATCGCTAGTAGCGTTGTCATTCTACGGGGCTAGTCAGCTGAAGTTTCACTGGGTCGAGCGCTATGACAAACTTCTTGTCGGTTCAGTGTTGTGCTTAGTTGGCATCTTGACgctcttttttcatcatcatgacCATGGAGAAGTAGGTATGGCTGGAGAACACACTCATATTCACAGGAAGATGATTTCATTGTga